Proteins from a genomic interval of Arachis hypogaea cultivar Tifrunner chromosome 10, arahy.Tifrunner.gnm2.J5K5, whole genome shotgun sequence:
- the LOC112718115 gene encoding squamosa promoter-binding-like protein 3, with product MGDSSWGERKSMKYNEEEEEEDEEYQDEDEGKKKRVVVVSNKRASSSSCTCQVDGCNADLSIAKQYHKRHKVCEYHAKAHSVLISQQHQRFCQQCSRFHELSEFDDSKRSCRRRLAGHNERRRKNSSDCQG from the exons ATGGGAGATAGTAGTTGGGGCGAGAGAAAGAGCATGAAGtacaatgaagaagaagaagaggaagatgaagaatACCAAGACGAAGATGaaggaaaaaagaagagagtagtaGTGGTGAGCAACAAGAGAGCATCGTCATCATCATGTACATGTCAAGTGGATGGTTGCAATGCAGATCTAAGCATTGCAAAGCAGTATCACAAGCGCCATAAGGTGTGTGAGTACCATGCCAAGGCTCACTCTGTTCTCATCTCTCAACAACACCAAAGGTTTTGCCAGCAATGTAGCAG GTTCCATGAGCTATCAGAATTTGATGACTCAAAAAGGAGTTGTAGAAGGCGTTTAGCTGGACACAATGAGAGGCGTCGCAAAAATTCATCAGATTGCCAAGGATAA